The following are encoded in a window of Dictyostelium discoideum AX4 chromosome 6 chromosome, whole genome shotgun sequence genomic DNA:
- the manA gene encoding hypothetical protein, translated as MVIKKLFILIFCLFLIINEINGKKTKINDIKKSKPKLSSTLLNVHIVAHTHDDVGWLKTVDEYYYGSNMSIAFAGVQYTLDTAITCLLANPERKFIYVEIAFFQRWWDEQSTTMQNIVKGLVESGQLEFINGGYCMNDEATTYYDDTIDQMTLGHQFLWENFGVMPKIGWHIDPFGHSATQARIFGQLGFDAFIIGRMDYQDIEARLENKQMEFMWRSTQSTPENQVFTSVLRAMYCTPDGFNFEQGDDPIQDDPNLFDNNVDSRAEQFTQVALEYATHYRTNNVLIPFGCDFAYLNAQMYYKNIDKLIAHINSNPDKYGLNLLYSTPSIYIDAVNDANLVWEVKTDDLFPYADNEFSYWTGYFVSRPALKGYVRQNNALLHVVEQMLVTSSNLMPSSRSEQLVDDIVIMREVMGIAQHHDAVSGTEQQHVADDYAERLSIGNCASLETINTVVGTLLTANGNSKSAAATPTISFCPLLNQSICPATDPLSSGTSVPVLIYNSLSWTRNEPVRIPIPIANVTVTSSSNGSITSQVNQINGTFILEFLATIPPLGYSTYIITSTASDFVEPNSIPAIIIQDEIIVSGGGKINEKVSYNDPIILENDYINVQFSSQDGSILSITNKTSGVTSSITQEYIWYNPSVGNDDSAQCSGAYIFRPVEDFAYPYNNATPSVSIIRGEISSSIRRFWSNEMVQTFRLYSNADHLEVEEIIGPIDISDGIGKEIVSRYTTTLVTDQTWYSDSQGMEMQKRITNYRPSWNLTVVQPTSGNYVPVNAIAYIQDPNQSLQFTIVTDRSRGCASLRDGQLDMMMHRRTLKDDGRGVGQPMNESTQIVTTSKLIFHDISSYAQSHYRPAALSLSHPLLPMFTTTQQSSNDWNSQYQGVYSPLTSASPLPNGLKIQTLQWLDNQDNTILLRIENIYQIDGQDSQDPQTITLDLSTIFSTITITSATEMNLTGVQKLSNLSRLKWKTVDGKNYDHKSSSSTKEDSSNGFVFTFSPMQIRTFIITTN; from the exons atggtaataaaaaaattatttatattaattttttgtttgtttttaattatcaatgaaattaatggaaaaaaaacaaaaataaatgatattaaaaaatcaaaaccaaaactatcatcaacattattaaatgttCATATTGTTGCTCATACTCATGAT gaTGTTGGTTGGTTAAAAACAGTtgatgaatattattatggATCAAATATGTCAATTGCATTTGCAGGTGTTCAATATACTTTGGATACAGCCATTACCTGTTTATTGGCAAATCCAGAAAGAAAGTTTATTTATGTTGAAATTGCATTTTTCCAAAGATGGTGGGATGAACAAAGTACAACAATGCAAAATATTGTTAAGGGTTTGGTTGAAAGTGGTCAATTGGAATTCATAAATGGTGGGTATTGTATGAATGATGAGGCTACTACCTACTATGACGATACTATTGACCAAATGACATTGGGCCATCAATTCCTTTGGGAGAATTTCGGAGTTATGCCAAAGATAGGCTGGCACATAGATCCATTTGGCCATAGTGCAACACAAGCTCGTATCTTTGGTCAATTAGGATTCGATGCATTCATTATCGGTCGTATGGATTATCAAGATATCGAAGCTCGTTTAGAGAATAAGCAAATGGAGTTCATGTGGAGATCGACCCAAAGTACACCAGAGAATCAAGTTTTCACATCAGTACTACGTGCAATGTATTGTACTCCAGATGGTTTCAACTTTGAGCAAGGTGATGACCCAATTCAAGATGACCCAAATTTATTCGATAATAACGTAGACTCAAGAGCTGAACAGTTCACTCAAGTGGCACTTGAATATGCAACTCATTATCGTACCAATAATGTACTAATTCCATTTGGTTGTGATTTCGCTTACCTTAACGCTCAAATGTATTACAAAAACATTGACAAACTAATCGCACATATCAATTCAAATCCGGATAAATATGGTTTAAATTTGTTATATTCAACTCCATCAATTTATATAGATGCTGTAAATGATGCCAATCTAGTATGGGAAGTGAAAACTGATGATCTCTTCCCATATGCTGATAATGAATTTAGTTATTGGACTGGTTATTTCGTTAGTCGTCCAGCATTGAAAGGCTACGTTCGTCAAAATAATGCTCTATTACATGTAGTTGAACAAATGTTGGTAACTAGTAGTAATCTTATGCCAAGTAGTAGATCTGAACAATTGGTTGATGACATTGTTATAATGAGAGAGGTAATGGGTATTGCTCAACATCATGATGCCGTATCAGGAACAGAACAACAACATGTTGCAGATGATTATGCAGAACGTctttcaattggtaattgtGCTTCATTGGAAACTATTAATACAGTTGTTGGCACATTACTAACTGCCAATGGTAATTCAAAATCGGCCGCTGCCACTCCAACCATTTCCTTCTGcccattattaaatcaaagtATTTGTCCAGCAACTGATCCACTTTCATCAGGTACCTCAGTTCCAGTgttaatttataatagttTAAGTTGGACTCGTAATGAACCAGTTCGTATTCCAATTCCAATTGCAAATGTTACAGTAACTTCCTCATCCAATGGTTCAATTACATCTCAagttaatcaaattaatggTACCTTTATTCTAGAGTTTTTAGCCACAATCCCACCATTAGGTTATTCAACCTATATTATAACATCTACAGCATCTGATTTTGTTGAACCAAATTCAATTCcagcaataataattcaagaTGAAATTATAGTTTCAGGTGGtggtaaaattaatgaaaaagtaTCATATAATGATCCAATTATATTAGAGAATGATTATATTAACGTTCAATTTAGTTCTCAAGATGGTTCAATACTTTCAATTACTAATAAAACATCAGGGGTTACTTCATCAATTACTCAAGAATATATTTGGTATAATCCAAGTGTTGGTAATGATGATTCTGCTCAATGTAGTGGTGCTTATATCTTTAGACCTGTTGAAGATTTTGCTTATCCTTACAATAATGCCACACCAAGTGTATCGATTATTAGAGGTGAAATCTCATCAAGTATTAGAAGATTTTGGTCAAATGAAATGGTTCAAACCTTTAGATTATATTCAAATGCTGATCATTTAGAGGTTGAAGAAATCATTGGTCCAATTGATATTAGTGATGGAATTGGTAAAGAGATTGTATCACGTTATACCACTACATTGGTGACTGACCAGACATGGTATTCCGATTCTCAAGGTATGGAAATGCAAAAGAGAATAACCAACTATCGTCCATCATGGAATTTAACCGTGGTTCAACCAACCAGTGGTAATTATGTACCTGTGAATGCTATTGCCTACATTCAAGATCCTAATCAATCATTACAATTCACCATTGTCACTGATAGAAGTCGTGGATGTGCATCGTTAAGAGATGGTCAATTGGATATGATGATGCATCGTCGTACTTTGAAAGATGATGGTCGTGGTGTTGGTCAACCAATGAATGAGTCAACTCAAATCGTTACAACTAGTAAATTGATTTTCCATGATATTTCAAGTTATGCTCAATCTCATTATCGTCCTGCTGCACTCTCTTTATCACATCCATTACTCCCAATGTTTACAACCACTCAACAATCTTCAAACGATTGGAATTCTCAATATCAAGGTGTTTACTCACCATTGACTTCAGCCTCACCTTTACCAAATGGTTTAAAGATTCAAACTCTACAATGGTTAGATAATCAAGATAATACCATACTTTTAcgtattgaaaatatttatcaaattgaTGGTCAAGATTCACAAGATCCACAAACTATCACTTTAGATCTTTCAACTATCttttcaacaattacaatcacTTCTGCAACTGAAATGAATTTAACTGGTGttcaaaaattatcaaatttatcaagatTAAAATGGAAAACTGTTGATGGTAAAAACTATGATcataaatcatcatcatcaactaaaGAAGATTCTTCAAATGGTTTTGTTTTTACTTTTTCTCCAATGCAAATCAGAACTTTTATAATTACtactaattaa